A segment of the Panacibacter ginsenosidivorans genome:
TTCATTGTTTGGCGATTGGATGGAGAAGTACGAGAATATTATTCAAATGGGAAAAGAGTTGCCACTGATTGATGAACAATATAAAACAGATGATAATTTAATCAAGGGTTGCCAGTCAAGAGTGTGGCTGCATGCGGATTACAAAGATGGCAATATTGTTTTCACTGCAGACAGTGATGCTATTATTACAAAAGGTTTGGTGAGCATGGTAGTTCGTGTATTATCGAATCACACACCAAATGAAATTGTAAATGCTGATCTTTATTTTGTTGACCAGATTGGTTTGAAAGAACATCTTTCTGTTACACGTTCAAACGGTTTGCTTTCAATGATAAAGCAAATGAAAATGTATGCGCTTGCATTGCAAACCAAAGAAAACGCAAATTGATATGATTGATAAAATAAACATGGAAATAAAGATCATAGAAGCGTTGCAAACAGTTTATGATCCTGAATTACCGGCCAATATTTATGATCTTGGTTTGGTGTACTCAATTGATATAAGTGATACGGGTTATGTAAATATCAAAATGACATTAACCGCACCTGGCTGCCCTGTGGCCGGTGAAATTATAATGGATGTAGATAGTAAAGTGCGTAACGTAGAAGGCGTGAGTGATGTAAATGTAATGCTCACATTCGATCCGCCATGGAACAGGGATATGATGACAGAAGAAGCCAAACTGGAGCTTGGCTTCTTATAATTTTTTCAGAACATTAGTGACGAATAAACTTTTCCGCTACACAAGATTTTTCTTTATGTAATTATAGCTGGTAGTAATACTATCAAAAGGAGATCCCGGGCATTTATCCTGCTCTACAAAAAAGTATTTCAATCCCGCAGTCTTGGCATTTTCAAATATTTTTTTGAAATCAATTGTTCCGTTTCCTACTTCTGTAAATGCCTGCTCGGGTGTTTTGTCCATATCTTTTACATGCCATAAAGGAAACCTTCCCGGATGTTGTTTAAACATTTCAATAGGATCATGTTTTGCTTTTGTTATCCAGTAAAGATCTATTTCCATTTTTACAAGATCCTTGTCTGTATTATTCAATATTATATCGTATGGCAGTTGACCATCCTGCGCAGCAAATTCAAAATCATGATTATGGTAGCATAATTGAATACCGGCTTTTTTGCAGACTTCGGCAGATTTATTTAACGTAGCAGCCAATTGTTTGTAATGATCAATGTTGCCACGCTCCTGTTCAGATAACCAGGCGCACACCATGTGCTTTATTCCAACAGCTGCAGCATCATCTACGGCTTTGTCCCACTCATGCAGCATGGTACCTTTTGTATCTGCGCCATTTGCTTTCTCCTCACCCAATCTGTAATGCGCGCTGGGAATTATCAGGTTATTTTGCTTAAGCGTATCAGCAAAAGTTTTGGCATCCATACCATAAAACAACTGCGATCCTGTGTATGTGGCTGCTTCTATTGAATTGTAACCAATTTGTGCAACTTTAGCAAGTGTTCCTGCCGGATCTTTCTCCATTGCATCCCTTACCGTATATAATTGTAGTCCGATGTAAGAAGTCTTATATTCAAAAAAGGAAGGTCGTATAAGAAGACTGGCTGATGCAACACCTGTTGTCTTCAGAAAGGAACGTCTCGTTGTCATATGCTAAGTTTAATCGTTAAAGAACTTTTACTGGCAAAAGCTAACACAGATCAAAGTACTAACATTTACTTTCATTGCAATCAACAGGGATAATTTATTTTTTAGCCCGGCACCAATATCTTATGGCATCGGCTCTTGCGTCGCACTCTTGCACATGTTGTACCTTATTCGTCACAGAACAACAAGACAAGTAAGTTTATTATTTAACCAGGTCTGTTGTCATCACTTCATTACTCAGAAGTTCACCAAATACTTCCCATTTCTTTTCAGCAGAAGCATCGCCACCTTTAGCAGTAATATATTGCCCTACAAGATCTTTTCCGTAATTGTAGTTGATAATATAACTCCTGTTCTTACGGATAAAATCAATCGATTTCTTTGCAGTCTCATCATTCATCAAACAATAATCTTCCAACCATTGAATAGCTTGCGCTTCAGTCATAGAGTTATTCAATAAACCTCTGCCAACTTCATTCCGTGCATAGTTCAATTCATCTTTTAACTCCAGTGCCTTAAAATAAAGATCAATGCCTGTTGTATCAAGGCCTGCCAGTGGCAACAAAACATTTTTTGCAAACGTCACTTTCTCATCGCCTGGAAATGCAACCGCTATACCATAATTAGCGCTACCTTCTGCAATCAAAGACTGCGGGCTAAACAATGGATACAATGATATCTCTACCCAGCCTTTATCCCTGTATAAATTTTTCTCCAATAACATATTATATACATGATGCCCCGGGTAACTTTCATGACTACCTACATCAATTGCACGATCAATAAAGATCTGAAGGTCTGTATTGATTTGTATCACACTCCTGTAATTCCCTTTGTACCAGTTGTAGCCACCCCATGGTTTATTGTTTACATATTCCAAAGAAAAATTTTCTTCAGCCGGCAATGTATAATGTTGCATGGTACGTTTCCTGCATTCAGCTATAGCTGTTTTGAAAACTGTATCCAGCTTATCTTTCGGAATAATAAAATGATTGGCCAGTTGCTGAAACCTGTCATTGATACTTCCTTTGCCCCTCAGCAGACTATCCAGCCTTGCAACGATCTGTTTGTAATGCAACGAATCATATAAAGGCGCAGACACACCATACAGGTCTTTCGATTCTTCATCGAAAGTTGAAGCCTCACCTGCAAATATTTTTATCCTTCTTTCAAATGCTTTTAACTGCGCCTGTATCCATGCAGCACGTTTGGAGAGTGTATCATTATTTGAAAAACTGTTTAAAGCATTACGCAATGTATCAACAGCGGCAAGCAAACTATCTTTAGGAAAAGCGGCATCCGGCGCTGCTGTTGGCTTTAAAGAATCCGGGCCATAATAGGCATCTACAAAATCCGCATCATACTGACCGATAGTTAAACCAAGCCGTACATATTGTTCAGCCAGTGCATTTAGTTTTGCAGCATCATTTACTGAAGACTTTTCCCCGCAGGAAATAAGCCATAACATTAGAACAGGAAAAATTATTTTATACATAGCATTTGATATGAAGAAAATGAAGTTACGGTTGCATCAATAATATTGTTTATACTTTATAGTTGGGTGGTTAGAAGAATTGCATATATGAATTTCGCTGCATAAAGAATTTACTGCACAAGTGTGCGACGCAACGAAAGCCTTATAGTAATTCAAAAGCTGTGTACATAACAATCACCAACTGCTTCCTCCACCGCCACCAAATCCGCCGCCACTAAATCCTCCTCCCCCGCTGAAACTGCCACCACTGCTGCCGCTGCTGCCGGGTGAGCTATAAAATGTACTTGACATTTGGTTCATAGAATTATTTAAACTACTCATGAACATGACTGTGTTGAATGTTGTATAATTACCCACATACCAGTTTGGCGGTGGAATATCAAGACCTTCCAGTTTATCTTTCCATGTATCTGCAATACCAAACACAATGGCATAAGGTAATATCTTGTCAAAATAATGCTCATCCTGCTTTAGAAATTCTTTCAACCGATCTTTCTCCACAGCTTTCAAAAATTCTTTAAAGCCGAGTAGTTTTTGATACAGATCTGTACCTTTTCTCGTTTTCTTTCGCATGAATATGCCGAAAAACATTATAATAATACCGCTTGATAAAAATGCAACACCTGTCCATGCATAACCTTCCAATGCGCCGAACAATACAGCACCACCATATACTATAAATGCAAGGCTAAACACCATAAATAAACAGCCCGTTGTTGCAGAACCTTTTACATAATACTCATCTCTTTTTATTTCAGCTTCTACCTGGCTTTTTGCTGTGTTCATTGATTTGTACAACACATTTTTTAATGAACTTAGTTTTACATTATCGCCTGACGCAAAAATTCCATTGAATAATGTTTGTTCAAAATCTTTTGCAGTTGCAGGTAATTCTTTCAGTTTTATAAAAGTGTATTCTTTATCTTTTATTAAACCAAGCAATGAACTTTTTTCTGTTTCTTCTATTTTTAAATACCCGCCTGCACCCCAGTAGGGTACCAATGCTGTAAGGTCTCTCCTGTTCAGTGTATCATCAATTACATAACCTGAAATACTTGGGCTTACATTTTCAGGCGGATAAAACTCTGTTTGCACTGTTGGCTTTTCATCTTTACCCCATTTCTTCCAGATCAAAAACATACCAATGAAAACACCCAGGGGCAGTATCATCCACGCAATGCCAAGCAAGCTGTAATCCTGTTCTGTTAGAAAATCTTTGGGTAATCCAATGCCAACTGTTAATCCTTCATGATAAACAAGTACCGTAGTGGTATGTCCCGTTAATATTTTATTATCTGTCCAGTTTGATACCGTATTATTCCGCTGCGAACCTGTTGCACCTGTTGCCACAAAATAATCCGGCGTGCCGGGTAGCGTATCATATAACGATACGGTGAAGTTTACAGAGTCTATTGTTGTTTCCCATTTGTCGCCAATGATGTTGAAATATAATTCCGCATGATCTTTAAAAAAGTTTATAGCATTCAGCATGCGGTAATGAATTACATACTGCTGATCGCCATCAACCACCTTATCTGCAGAACCGATCTTGATAGATTTATAATCACCATCTGTACTTACTTCATAATCCCATCCATCAACTTTTACATTCTCTATGATCGTATGTGAGTAGCGGCCAGACTCCAGTTGCCTGTCTGCTTTTTCTGCACCCTCAGGCAACGATTGTAATTTATATCTGAAAGGGATGGCGCGGATAATGCCATGCCTCGCTTCTGTGAAATGAACATTGATAGTTTCATCCACATCAAGCGATGCATCCTTATTTACATGTACTGTAACATCATATTGCCTGATGGTAAAGTATTCCTGTGCTGTTGCAATGTTGGCGAGGGCAAATAAAATAAAAAGGGATACAACTATTTTTTTCACGCAAATGCTCTTTTAAAATTTTACTTCTACATTTTTTGCTTCCTGTTTGTCTTCCAGTTCAAAGAATTCTCTTGGCTTAAAACCGGTCATGTTTGCCAATATCACACCCGGAAATTGTTGAATAGATGTATTATAATCTCTTACGGTTGCATTGTAGTACCGGCGTGCATTACCAAGATCGCCTTCTATATTTTGCAATGCTGTTTGCAGTTCAAGAAAATTCTGGTTTGCTTTCAGGTCAGGATAATTTTCTGCGATAGCCAGTAAACCACGCAAAGCACCACTAAGGTTTTGGTTGGCCTGTGCAGCAGCCTGTACATCTCCTGCAGGTACTGCTACTGCTGCATTACGCGCCTGCACTACTTTTTCAAGTGTCTGGCTTTCGTGTGCCGCATAACCTTTTACGGTGTTCACCAGGTTGGGAATAAGATCAAAACGTTTTTTCAGGAACACATTAATATCGCTCCAGCTATTGTCGATCTTGATCCTTGCTTTTACAAAACCATTGTACATGCCCACAAACCATAAGAGCAATAAAACAATTATGCCGAGAATGATCCAGAGTGCCATAGTAAAATATTTATTGGTAAAAGAATTGGTTGCAAAATCGTTAAGCGTTCGTTATTGCAATGTAATGATTTTAATAAGAAGAAGAATTTTTATGGGACAAGCTGAAGTATTTTATGGCGTCGGCTGTTGCGTCGCACACTTGTACATTCGGTTAATGTTTTAGATGAATAAACCTTAGTACAATAATGAGAAGCGATGGAACAGTTTACTTCTTTCATTCCCACAATGTTACCTGCAAGGAGCGCTTTGAGTTATGAGTAATATCAAATGCTGCTATCATCATTCAATGCAATAAATTTGTACTGCGATTGTTGCACCTATTTTATCACTTCAATTAAACCGTTATGGAAAATAAAGAAAAATTAGAAGAACTGAATAAAGCCAAATTAGAAAAGGTAGACGAAATGCTGCAATCAAAAACTGAGCTAAGCGAAGAACAGCATGAGAAAATAAGTGAAGCAAAAAAAGAATGGCAGGCTTCGTGGAATAAGTTTTTAGAATTGCTTTTAGTTTTAGAGAAACTTGAAATATAATGGTTTCCGTCTCCACAACATTCCCTGTAAGGAACGCTTTGGATTAAGAGTAATATTTAAAATTCATATCAACGATACCGCAGCGTCCTCGGCCAAAGCACAAACCTATACGAGTGATACTGCGGAAACCTCAGGTTAATATTTGCTTTGCGGCATAAAGATATAAACGTACAAGTGAGTGACACAACAGGTGATGCCACGAAGAACATACAGCCCGCCCCATAAATTTTATTCTTTCGATAATTGCTTTTTATTATTAAATTTATTTCAGCAATCAACAGAAAGGCTCTGGTTTAACCCCGGCAATTTCCCCGTTCCGTACGTTTCTAAAACCCCTATAATATGACCACGAAAATTATCGGCTATCTTGGATGGGCAATTGTTTTGTCCGTTTCATTTTATTTTATCTACAACAATGTTTTTAATTATTTCAGTTACGACAAAACACATTATAGCGACGGTGGTTTCTGGCCCTCGTATGCTCCTTTCCTTCTTGCGCATGTTGTGTTTGGAATGATAGCCCTGTTACTGGGCCCGTTGCAGTTTATACCTGCCATTAGAAAAAAATATGTAAAAACACATCATACAATTGGAAAGATCTATCTTATCAGTATTCTAATTGCCGCATCTGCTTCGTTGTATCTGTCTATCGATAAAGTGATCATTACAGAAAAGGGAATAAACTTTGGAACAGGCCTTATGGGGCTTGCCATCGCCTGGCTGCTTACATCAGGTATGGCTTACTGGAGCATACGGCACAGAAACTTTGCGCAACACCGCGAATGGATGGTAAGAAGTTTTGTTGTTACTACCGCATTTGCCAGTTTCAGGCTGTTTAATAATACACTGATCGACGATTTTCATATCGACCCAAATGCTACCAGCGATGTAATGTCATGGGCATGCTGGGCATTTCCATTGCTTATTACAGAAGTAGTTTTGCAGGCAATAAAAATACGCAGAGGTTATGCGGCTCTTTCAAAAAAACAACAGCAGAATGTTGTAAAAGCAGTCTAATGTTCTCAGCCAAAACGCAACCTGTGCGAATGACACAGGGCTAAAACTTCCTGCGCTTTTATTCCGGCAGCAGAAAGCCAAGACTGAAGCTATCTCGAATACCGTCCAGTAAAGCTTTTATATAAAAGAAGGTTACCAGCCTTGTTGGGTCGCGGTCATAATCTATTTTACCTGTTCTTTTTTTTACAGGCGTTGAGGCATCTTTAGTTTTTGGAATAATAAAATTGTGCAACGCAAAAGTGGGTAACCATGCGGTCTTATTTTCCTTACCGTTATTTTTCAATTTATCTATTACAAGGTCATGATATGCGCCGATAATTTCTCCCTTTGCTTTTTTGCTGTTAGCAGAAAAGTTGAACGATAAATGATCAAGCACCCCACTTTCAATATGAAATTGTCCCAGGTTCTCTGCGGATGGGTTAAGCGCGGTAAGATGTAAATCTTCAATAGCGCCTTTTATATCTTCATTGCCTGTTGGCAAATCAAGATCGATACTGGCATGTATATTTCCCGCATTCATGATACTGCCTTTTACACTTGCAGTAAGAACAGACTTGTTATTTTTATCCTGCCTGTTAAAAAATGGCTGCATACTGATACTGATATGGGCAATTTTTATAAACCCGGTTTGATTACCCTTCTTTGGAAATTCTTCTGAAGTTACTGTGGCATCTGTAAGTTTAAAATGACTGATGTAAACATCTGCAGGAATCATTTTCAGGTAATCAGCAGATGTTGGCTGCTGTTTCATTAGCCGTGGCAGACGCCTGTCGCGGAAAACATAAACAACGCTTTGGTTAATGTTTAAATTTGCAGCGATAAATTTTTTCTTACGTAGTTTCATTACATCAAGTCCGTCAACTTTTACAGATGAAACTGTGGCACGTATATGATCTGCCTGGTGATGCAGCTTTTGCCCGAGTTGAAATTTACCAAGGTCTGGTATAAGGTTTACCGAATCAATCAGCAGCGTAGAATCTTTACTGTTTAAAGCTATCTTTTTTATATGAACAGTATGATAGCCGGGCAATGCATAATTTACATCAGTCAGCGCACATTGAACATTTGAAAAATGAATACTGTCTGCTGAAAAATCAGCACCCAGATGGGCAACGTACAGATCCTCTAAAATTATCTCTCCGTTCAATAAATCTTCCTGCTTATCATCGTTTAGTTCTTGTACTGTTGTATTTAATAATTCTACTTTGTCAAAGAACAGATTTTCGAAAGGCAGTTTAATTGCAGAAAATATCCGGGAACTAACTGAATCCTTTTTATCATAGAGGTAAGGGTCTAATTTTATACGGCCATTTTTTAGCTGTAATAAAGATGCACTGAAGTTTTTACCCGAAATAAGTTTAAAGTAATTTATACCGCCAATATGCAATACCGGGAAATACAAATCATGTGTATGTTTTTTATGTGCTGTATCAGGATGGTATTTGATAGAAAGACTATCTATATCTATAGAGCCGGAAAGTAAACTTATATGCACATCACTATAACCCGCATTTGCCACCGGCTGAAATTGTTTCGTTAAATCATACAGTCTTTTTTTTAGTATGCTTTTTAAAATCATATTACCAACTACCAGCAAAAGCAATAGAGCAGTTAAACTGATCATCCATCTAATCCATATTTTTTTCTTTTTAGTGTGCATGAGGAAGTATATGACCTGTTACCATTTCGTCCTGGTAACAGGTTGCAATTGAAATGCCGAAGATTTAAGCCATGCAGGTCAGCGACTTAAAAGTTAAAAACCCTATCATCCCCACCTGGTGAAGAAAATATTGCCCAATACAGGAATACTTAAGTCATAGTTTGTTAAACATTCTTTTTAAAAATACAGCAAGTGCGATACTATAATTTTGAGCCCATCTATTGTACTTGTGGCATCGCCTGTTGCGTCGCACCCTTGTACACAAGAATGCAAATGAACAATGAGCACTGACTATCCTTATCCTTTTTATCAATAATTTCAACTGTTGCATTGCGGTGATTTATAAGGCCATCAAGACCGAGACGTGTTTGGGTTAATTGCAATCCTTTTGACTGATGGAGATTATTTTCTTTTTTAAATTTATTTTGTTTCGACATTTCCCTTCCAAGGCACCCTGAGAACAGCAACAACAGGGGCAAACAAATAAGCTTTCGTAAATTATTTTTTTTCATTGCTATTTTTTTATAATGAATAGTATGAAATGCTGAGGTTAGAGCTAAACAATCAAACAAGGCTGAAAGCCTGTAAATTGGCAAATGAATCATTTGAATTAATATTTCTTTTCCAAGGGAAAATAGATGACAGGCAGCGCAGGATAAAATACAGGATGTGAAAATAATATCACTGATTAATGGCAATTGGCCAGGGTATATTCATTTCGATTTGTTCATTATTGTTATGAACCAACAAGTGTGCGACGCAACAGAAGATGATATCAGCAATACAGATAGGTACAAAATGCCAGTTGTGTAATACCTTACCGACACTCATCAAACAGGATCTTTGCTGTATTGAAAAACGCTTATCTTCAACACTTCCAAAAATTTTAACTGATGAAACAATTTATAAGTGCAGTTATTTTATTTGCAGCGATTATTGGATGTAACAGCAATACACAACCAGGTGCAAAAGCTGATACAGATGCTGCCTTTCAAAAACTTGCAAATGATTACCTGGACGGCTACTTTGCTGCAAGACCACTTTATGCAGTTTCGCTTGGATTTCATGAAGGTTACGATGGCAAAGTGCCTGATTACAGCAAAGCCGCACTGGATGCGGAATTGAGCCGACTCAAAGGTTTTGATTCGCAGCTTAATTCCATTGATACCACAGGCTTAAGCAATCAGAATTTTATGGACTTCCGTATTCTCCGTAACGCCATTAAGAGCGAGATATTGAATATAGAAGATGAACATATATACACGCACAATCCAATGACATATGCAGGTGCAATTGATGTGAATACTTACGTTAAGCGTGACTTTGCACCGCTGGAAGAGCGTCTGAAATATATTATTTCAACGGAGAGAGTAATACCTGCATTATTTGCCGCTGCCAAAACCAACCTGGAAGATTCATTACCAAAACCATTCATTGAAACAGCCATACAAATTGCAGAAGGTAATGCAGGTTTTTTAAAAGGCGATCTGCTTACTGCATTGAAAGATGTGAAGAATGATACGCTGATAGCTGTATTTAAAAAAGTAAATGATACTGCCATAAAAGCTTATGATAATTTTGTGCAATGGCTTACCAAAGAAAAACTACCAAAGGCAACGAATCATTACGCCATTGGCAAAGAGAATTATAAAAAAATGTTGCTGTATAGTGAAGGTATTACTATGGAGCCTGAACAAATTTTGGCAATTGGTATGCAGGAGTTAAAAAAAGAACAGGCTGAATTTAATGCCGCTGCAAAGATCATTAATCCCAATAAAAAGCCTGTGGATGTTTATCACGACCTACAGAACGATCATCCAACAGCAGACAGTCTTATACCTGTAGTTAAAGAACACCTGGAAAGTATCAGGCAATTTTTAATAGATCATAAAATATGCAGCATACCTTCCGAAGTACGTGTTGGTGTAAAAGAAACGCCGCAATATGCAAGAGCAACAAGTACTGCTTCAATGGATGTTGCAGGGCCTTTTGAAAAGAAAGCAACTGAATCTTATTATTACGTTACACCTGTTAATGCATCATGGAATGCAAAACAAAAAGAAGATTGGTTGCACCAGTTTGATTATTACACTACAGATAATGTAACCATTCATGAAGCTTATCCCGGGCATTATATGCAGGGCCTGCATTTGAACGCTTCCAATGCAACAAAAATCGAAAAGATATTTGGCAGTTATGCATACGTAGAGGGCTGGGCTCATTACTGTGAAAAGATGATGGTGGATGAAGGCTTTGGCGGCACAGACAGTGTTACTGCCGCAAAGCATCGGCTTGCGATGAGCGGCGATGCATTGTTGCGCATCTGCCGTTTATGTAACTCTGTTAAAATACATTGTCAGGGCGCAACAATTGAAGAGGGTACAAAATTTTTTATGGACAACTGGTACCAGGGCGAAAAGCCATCTTACCAGGAATCATTACGTGGCAGCTTTGATCCCGGTTATTTATTTTATACAGTAGGAAAGTTAGAAATACAAAAACTAAGAAAGGATTATCAACAACAGGAAGGCAGCAATTTTTCGTTACAAAAATTCCATGATGCAATGATGGATAATGGTATGCCCCCGGTTATCATGTTAAGAGAAATATTATTAAAGGACAAAAGCAAGTGGAACGAAATTTTGTAAATGCATCTTTAAAATTACCATCAGTAAGAAGGAATTTATTTTGATGCCAGCTTTAGTATGGATGGCATCGTTCCTTGCGTCGCACTCTTTTACATTTTATTCTTCGCTGAACTATTAGATACCGATACAGATATTCAGGCTTTTCAGAACTATAGGCCTGCATTTCAAATTTTCACAATCTTACCGATTAGTCTTTGCCGCTATGTGGCTTTCTATGTTATATACGCGCTACAGGATTCAGGGTTTTCGCCGCAATGGCAGAAAATTTCCGTACCTTTACCGGAATCTGCCGAAAACAGTAGCAACTTTTCCTCAGATAAACGTCTCTCCACCACTACTTTCCTTTAATTGAACAAATATTATTTCAAACAAAACAGTAATACACTATGGCAGAAACATGGAACAAGAAAGAAAGAATAAAGAAAAAACAACAACAGAAAAAAGAAAAAGCGGAAAAGAAACAGGAAAGAAAAGATAATTCAAGGGATGGCAACAACCTTGAAAGCATGATTGCCTACCTGGATGAAAATGGCAATCTTACTTCCCAACCACCGGATCCACGCAAAAAAATAACGGTAAAAGCCGAGGACATTGAGATTGGTGTACCGAAACACCAGCCAGTTAACCCTGAGGATCTCATAAGAAAAGGAACAGTTACTTTTTTTAACGATGCAAAGGGATATGGCTTTATAAAAGACGCTGATTCGAATGAAAGCGTTTTTGTACACATCAATTCTTTGACGGAAGAAATCAGAGAAAATAATAAAGTAACGTTTGAAGTAGAGATGGGCCCCAAAGGTGCCAATGCAATAAATATAAAACTGGTGAAATAGACCCGGAGACATTTAAAAAACCGAGTAAATATAAAAGAGATTTCCGCCCACACAGCGTTACCTGCAAGGAACGCTGTTTTGTTTTATAATACTGCAGCTAAAGCATATTATACAAACAGCTTTTCCGGCCCACCCAAAATATCATATAATTTCGTTAGCAGTTCATTATTGTTATGAACGTACAAGTGAGTGACACAACGATGCTAAATAGCGGGCTGAAGCCGGGAATAGAAAAACCTTTCGCATTGTTATAAAGTTACCTGCAGTATTTGCTGAAACAATTTGTACATTGAGTATCGGCGTTCAGGAAAATTATTTAGCATTATTATCACAGATAAAAGCTTGCGCATGAATAAATTTTTTTCTTTAAGCTGCATCATTCTTTTATTCCATATTATGTATGCAGCCAATGCTCAGGATACCATCAGAAAATCGGGTCCGGTAAGTTTTAAGAAACATAGCATCAGTAAAATATTTGTTTCTGAAGGTGCAGCAACCGGTGAAATAATGATGGGAAAACTGACATACTTGCCGGAAATTATTGGTATGAAGCACCTCATTGGACCCCTCACGTCTTACATGCCGACACGCTGAACCCTGTGCCTGAATACAGTACAACTTTTTTAAATTTCTGCATGGACGTAAATAATGATGGATGGGCTGACCTGATAAGATTCGATGTGCCCGGTGGTGTTTGTGTCTGGTATGAAAATAACAAAAATAAAAAAGGGCTATGGCAAAGGCACATGATACTGCCATATGCAGGTATTGAGAACCCTGCATTTGTTGATGTTGATAAAGATGGCAGAAATGATATTATTTGTAATGATACATTGGCGAAAGAAGTGATATGGCTAAAATCGCCTGTTGAAAAAAAAGATACGGTGTGGCAGCGTTTTGTAATAAGTCATGACAAGTTTATAGCAACCAACCGGTACACACATGGTCTTGGTTGGGGTGATGTAAATAAAGATGGAAGGAATGATGTGATCATTAAAAGCGGCTGGTGGGAATCTCCTTTAAATGTTACAGATGCAGACTGGAGATTTCATCCTGCTGATCTTGGTGAAGATTGCGCTAATATGTTTGTACTAGATGTGGACGAAGATGGAGATAATGATATCATCAGTTCTTCTACACACAACTACGGTGTTTGGTGGCATGAACAAAAGATAGATGCCCGGGGAAATGTAACATGGGAAACGCATGAGATAAGTATACTGTTTTCCCAGTCTCATTCGCTTGCCATGGTTGATATGAACGCAGATGGGCAGCCTGATCTTGTAACAGGCAAACGTTATCGTGCACATAATAATGGCGATCCCGGCGCTTTTGAGCCAGGCGTTTTATATTGGTTTGAATTTAAGCCAGGCAAAAATCCACAATGGATACCTCATGAGATTGATGATAATTCTGGCATAGGAAATAGTTTCGTAGTTAAGGACATTAATAATGA
Coding sequences within it:
- a CDS encoding DUF885 domain-containing protein yields the protein MKQFISAVILFAAIIGCNSNTQPGAKADTDAAFQKLANDYLDGYFAARPLYAVSLGFHEGYDGKVPDYSKAALDAELSRLKGFDSQLNSIDTTGLSNQNFMDFRILRNAIKSEILNIEDEHIYTHNPMTYAGAIDVNTYVKRDFAPLEERLKYIISTERVIPALFAAAKTNLEDSLPKPFIETAIQIAEGNAGFLKGDLLTALKDVKNDTLIAVFKKVNDTAIKAYDNFVQWLTKEKLPKATNHYAIGKENYKKMLLYSEGITMEPEQILAIGMQELKKEQAEFNAAAKIINPNKKPVDVYHDLQNDHPTADSLIPVVKEHLESIRQFLIDHKICSIPSEVRVGVKETPQYARATSTASMDVAGPFEKKATESYYYVTPVNASWNAKQKEDWLHQFDYYTTDNVTIHEAYPGHYMQGLHLNASNATKIEKIFGSYAYVEGWAHYCEKMMVDEGFGGTDSVTAAKHRLAMSGDALLRICRLCNSVKIHCQGATIEEGTKFFMDNWYQGEKPSYQESLRGSFDPGYLFYTVGKLEIQKLRKDYQQQEGSNFSLQKFHDAMMDNGMPPVIMLREILLKDKSKWNEIL
- a CDS encoding cold-shock protein — its product is MAETWNKKERIKKKQQQKKEKAEKKQERKDNSRDGNNLESMIAYLDENGNLTSQPPDPRKKITVKAEDIEIGVPKHQPVNPEDLIRKGTVTFFNDAKGYGFIKDADSNESVFVHINSLTEEIRENNKVTFEVEMGPKGANAINIKLVK
- a CDS encoding FG-GAP repeat domain-containing protein, which gives rise to MDVNNDGWADLIRFDVPGGVCVWYENNKNKKGLWQRHMILPYAGIENPAFVDVDKDGRNDIICNDTLAKEVIWLKSPVEKKDTVWQRFVISHDKFIATNRYTHGLGWGDVNKDGRNDVIIKSGWWESPLNVTDADWRFHPADLGEDCANMFVLDVDEDGDNDIISSSTHNYGVWWHEQKIDARGNVTWETHEISILFSQSHSLAMVDMNADGQPDLVTGKRYRAHNNGDPGAFEPGVLYWFEFKPGKNPQWIPHEIDDNSGIGNSFVVKDINNDQLIDIVVSNKKGVFFFEQIK